The window CTTTTTGGATCCGCATTGCGGAGTTCCCACCGAGTACTGTAATGAGGCTTGTTTAAGAGAAATTGGGGATGCTATTGGTCGAACTATCAAAATTGACATCAACACGGATTTTCGACATTTCTTATGAAGGTATCAACCtggtatttttttaattgtggGTCAACAGATTGATGTCTGTCCGGAACAAGAAATTTCTAGGTCAGCTGGCAAACACTCCGATCAACCGGCACCGGCTGAGGTACAGCGAGATTCCGTTCAACAGCAGCAAGATGACCCAGGCCCATCAGGTCCCAATAAGTGTAGAAAGCCCAATAGCATGGAGGCTTCGAAGAAGAAGGCCGAGACAGTGCCAAGGGAGAATGGTGGAGAAGTCCACAAAGGCAAAGGCCTGGTCAAACCTATGTTTCAGAATTCTGGCCCGGCTCCAAGCGGATGTGAGAACTTCTGATGCTCTCCTCTCCCCCCCGGTGCAGTTAAAATTACATTCGTGCTGAGAACCCTGACGTCGTTGTTATTTGCGGAGCCACGGGGTAGCAGCCAAAAGGCAGAGAGGATTTGTAAGCGGTTCGCGGGGTTTTCTTATGTTCGTATAGAGGCTCGTGATTTTTGTGGAGGTTTATGGGTCTTTTGGAAGGCTAAGAGGCTATAGCTTACTAGAATCGAGAGGCAGGCCCAAGCTTTTCATTTTCGTGTATCTTACGGCAACCATACATGGTTACTTACTCCGGTATATGCTCATCCGACCTTAACTACTAGAAAGGAGCTTTGGTCTTTACTAGAAGGGCATGGCTCGCGTTTGGCTATTTTAATGATATTCTAGATGCTAGTGAAAAGACAGGGGGAGCTCCATTCGGTCCAAGTTCAGCAGTTTACTTTCGAGCTACGATGGAAAGCTGTGGTCTTTTGGATAGGGGCAGTAGTGGACCTTGTTACACCTGGAAAGGTTCTCAATCTCGGGGTTACGATCAAGTTTGCAAAAGGCCTGATCGGGCACTATGTAATGCGGCATGGAGGATGACTTTGCAGGAGGCATTGATGCAGGTTTTGCCTCGAGTCAAGTATGACCATTTGATGTGCCCTAGCATGCAATTCAGGACGATGTCAATTCTAGTTTCGGTCCTATTACGCATTTCAAGGCCAAGAAACTTACTGCATCTCGCCCCGTACCCATTACCATACTTGAGTGCATGGAAATAGGTGGTCAAACACTTTGATCAAGTAGAGCAGGTGGCTCATTAATTACCCACCTGCATTTTGAACGAATTTCCTTCAAATAATGGTGGTTGCACTAAGCTGGATGGGGTTGGAGACTTTTGTTCAATCATCTTCATTTAAACTTTATACTTGGGAACTAGTTGTATTTACTTTCCATTGTTGTCACTGTTGAAGTGATTGTAAGAGCACTATATGAGCTCTATTCTGATCAATGAGAAGGGCATGAATATTTAcatttcctctcttttcttaTATGAACAAGTTTCTTATTTAGCGGTAAAAACTCCAATTCTTATAGTTCATCATTGAGCTTAACGAATCAAAACGACTTTCTTACTCGTTGCGAGTTATCTTATCGAATGAGTTTAGTTGGATCTACTTTGCacctttctttcttctccattTCTAGTCCGTGAGCTCATCACCATCACCCTATTATTGTCAAACTCGACAGGTGCGGACAAGGTGATCCGAGCAAACGATCATTCTGTTACTTGGCAGCCTGGCACTCTAATTCGCACTACCTACGTCTCCTCAATGAGGAATGGAATAATCATCAATACGTACCAACGGGCCTTGCTTTTTCCCGtgaaaaaatcaaagaatGGAATAGAGTTATTTTTGGCCATATAGAGTCAAGGAAGCGGAAGGTGCTTGCACGACTGAAAGGGCTGCAAAGAGCAATGCAAGAACGGCCTAATAGGTTTCTCCGAAGGCTGGaagttgaattgaataatgAATTGGATGATATTCTTGCCCAAGAAGAGCTTTTATGGTTTCAAAAATACCGGAGCGAATGGATGCAAACTGGAGACCGGAATACAAAGTATTTCCAAACCAAAACTATCATCAAGAGAAAAACTAAAGAGCGTTTAATTCGAGTATTATTTGATTACAGAGTAAAATTTGAAGGAAAAAATTAACTATTAAATTATTCATGGATCATAAactgatatatttaattgttatattgataaattatatttaattactaaaaatattaataataatataatacattatttatttttactaagATAAAAGACGTTAATCTTATGATCGTAATTTTCATTATAATCTCataattttatgtattttaaatCCAAGGCTTTTACAAACCACTACTATAAAATTTTAgctagaaaaaataattttaataattaacttCACAATTAAACACCCTAAAATACGAGAAGTTGATAATGTAGAATGATAACTCTACAAGGAACAAAACGTCGAAATGGACACAAAAGGAACTGGAAGTATATGGATAACAACGCTCGTGGAGTGCTGATCTGGAGGGAATGGATAGATGACACTGATTTTCCATAGCGATTATTGGATATATAGTAATTACTCTGAGGGGAACAGAATGCATTCAGCGAAAGTACAGGATTGCCCTCTCGTTTACCTTATTATTACTGGTCAATGCCCCCAACTTTCATCATTGGAGACTCAAGCACCAGCAATCTATATAGTCCATAGTCCATCACCCAAAAACCACTCTCCCAGCAACAGCAGCAACAAcaactactactactactacgaTATATGTGAGAAAGCAAGCCTCAATGCTGCTTCCTAAACTCGACAACCTTGCACCACGCGGGCCGGGAAGTGATATCGGCGACCCAGGCGCTGACCTTGGGCCTCGACTCGATGAGCTTCTTCGCCGGGGTGTCCATGAGGAAGCTCAGGGTTGGGAGGTGGTGGAGGTCAGCGAGGGTGAAGGTGTCCCCGCCGATGTACTTGGACTGGGACAGTCGAGCCTCATACACGTCCAGGACCTTCCCGAGCTTCCCCTCGTTCTCCTCCACCACCGCGTTGTCGGGCTGCATCCCGAAGTGCGGCTTGTAACCCAGCTCCCACGCGAGCTTCCCCGCCAGTGGGTCGTACTGGTGGGCCTCCACCTCCATCCACACCGACACGATCGCCATCTGCTTCCCCGGCACCACCAGCGGCGTCCCCTTGTCGGCATACTCGTGGGATATGTACTGAGTTATAGCCCTCGACTCTGTTCATAAGGAACAAGTGCTTCAGCTTCCAAAGTACAATACCCGATTTTCATTTAGGGAGGCTATCTATATCCCTTTATTTACCGATAATTAAAACCACGAGATTCTTACCGAAAAGCTTCAAGTCACCATCCACGAATGCTGGAACTTGACCAAACGGCTGCACCAAAGCCGACATTTACAGAGACATGTCAGATTTTTTAAGCAGTTCGGAACAGAACATCTGAAATTGACTCGGGAAGTCCGATTGAGAATAATCGAACACTAATTGAACTAAAGATGCGTATCACTGCATTATACCTCTTTTATCAAGATCTTCTCGGTTCTGGTTATACCACAatcagaaaatttaaaaaaaatccaagaaaattcataaaataaaattttggagaaacttcagaaaaattttaaaaaatgaaagaaaattcaaaaaaaaaaaaaagacagttCAGAAGGTGGAATCGGTACTGACGTTGAGGGAAAGGTAGGGTTCCTTCTTGTGCTCGCCGGATTTCATGTCGACGGGGATGAACTCGAAGTCCAAGCCTTTCTCGTAGAGGGAGGCGAGCACCCTCCACACCGCGGAGGACAAAGGGCTGCCGTAGAGCTTCATGACCGCCATGTCTGAACGAGATTTGACCACGAGACTCACAGAGGATCAAACAATTGTcgccgaagaagaagaagatgaagaggagaAGGGTTCGATGCGAGGGTATGAGAATAAAAGGGCGGAGGGGACGATTTTATAGCCAAAATGGGGGGGGAGGTTGACTGGTCGGGGACCTTCTGGAATGCTCTAAATATGAAATCGGGATATTTTCGTCGGCCAAGTTCGGCATGCCAAATTCGGAAGAAATAGCAACACTTTCccctttattttcatttttccgcATAAAAAGAATTGCTAAATTCTCCTAAAATTAGTATTATCAGAACCGAATTGAATATTGAACCGATCGAAGAATGAGTTCATGAGTTCGAACCGcacatttaattaaaaattatataatacataattattataaatacaaactcaaaatttttttgttcCTTCAAAATAACCCTCCCTCAACTCCCTCTCTCTGCTGCTCTTCTTCAGTTCTTGTACCCCATGTCCGTCCACCCTAAATCCACCCATCTTTCCACTACCTCAGGCTTCACAG of the Punica granatum isolate Tunisia-2019 chromosome 6, ASM765513v2, whole genome shotgun sequence genome contains:
- the LOC116211996 gene encoding glutathione S-transferase-like, which produces MAVMKLYGSPLSSAVWRVLASLYEKGLDFEFIPVDMKSGEHKKEPYLSLNPFGQVPAFVDGDLKLFESRAITQYISHEYADKGTPLVVPGKQMAIVSVWMEVEAHQYDPLAGKLAWELGYKPHFGMQPDNAVVEENEGKLGKVLDVYEARLSQSKYIGGDTFTLADLHHLPTLSFLMDTPAKKLIESRPKVSAWVADITSRPAWCKVVEFRKQH